From Candidatus Dormiibacterota bacterium, the proteins below share one genomic window:
- a CDS encoding thioredoxin domain-containing protein: MRPLRQAFLPTAIAAILILPGISLGEGQGPVTDFSRVKEVDWSGLSESQKKVGLKVMNENGCNCGCKMTIAVCRERDSSCRRSLIFARTILDALHEGKPENEAVRVLKAKSDTFVEAKLPDDAGVVYRIDSGKSPMRGPKEAPVSIIEFSDFQCPYCAGLESTLDQVLKAFPKEVNLIYKQFPLNIHQYARQAAVASMAAHQQGKFWQLHDKMFQNSTAISEENIKKWAKEVGLNMGDFEKSMQSGALETMVQKDLADGAGARVLGTPTLFINGKRVQDRSFEGFKKTILEELAAARTAPKPVPAKTPAAARSSVKN; the protein is encoded by the coding sequence ATGAGGCCCCTGCGACAGGCATTCCTTCCGACCGCGATCGCGGCCATCCTGATCCTCCCCGGGATCTCCCTGGGCGAGGGCCAGGGACCCGTGACCGATTTCTCCAGGGTCAAAGAAGTCGATTGGTCGGGCCTGTCGGAATCGCAGAAGAAGGTCGGCCTCAAGGTCATGAACGAGAACGGCTGCAACTGCGGCTGCAAGATGACGATCGCGGTGTGCCGGGAGCGCGACTCGTCCTGCCGCCGGAGTCTCATTTTCGCCCGGACGATCCTCGACGCCCTCCACGAGGGCAAGCCGGAGAACGAGGCCGTCCGCGTGCTGAAGGCCAAGTCCGACACGTTCGTCGAGGCCAAGCTTCCGGACGACGCGGGTGTCGTCTACCGGATCGACTCAGGGAAGAGCCCGATGCGCGGACCCAAGGAAGCGCCCGTGTCGATCATCGAGTTCTCCGACTTCCAATGTCCGTATTGCGCCGGGCTGGAGTCCACCCTGGATCAGGTCCTCAAGGCGTTTCCGAAGGAAGTCAATCTGATCTACAAGCAGTTCCCGCTCAACATCCACCAGTACGCGCGCCAGGCGGCGGTGGCGTCCATGGCCGCGCACCAGCAGGGGAAGTTCTGGCAGCTGCACGATAAGATGTTCCAGAACTCCACGGCCATCAGCGAAGAGAACATCAAGAAGTGGGCCAAGGAGGTCGGGCTGAACATGGGAGACTTCGAGAAGTCGATGCAGTCCGGCGCCCTGGAGACCATGGTCCAGAAGGATCTCGCCGACGGTGCCGGCGCGCGCGTCCTGGGCACGCCCACCCTTTTCATCAACGGCAAGCGGGTGCAGGATCGTTCGTTCGAGGGGTTCAAGAAGACGATCCTGGAGGAGCTCGCCGCCGCCCGGACGGCGCCGAAGCCGGTTCCCGCGAAAACGCCGGCCGCCGCCAGGTCGTCCGTCAAGAACTAG